The Planctellipticum variicoloris DNA window GATTTCAGCTCATTACTCCGGTGGGGCTAGTGCTCAATATCGTGCTGGGGCCGCTGATTCTGATCGTCATGTGGCTGGGGTACTCCACGCTGCTCGTGGGGATGGTGTCCCCTTTTGTTGCGTCATGGATCTCGCCCCTGCTCCACGCCGTCCTCTCCGCGTTTCTGCGGTGCGTCCGCTGGGGCGGACGCTGGGACGGAGGACACCAGTTTGTGCCGGGACCAGACTTCGGCTGGCTGATCGTGTTCTACGTTGCAGCCGGCGTCCTGGTCTGGAGTTCGCCTGGCTCGTCGGCTCGCCGCCGGGCCTTGAAAGTTCTGGCGGTCCTGACCGTCTGCGGACTGGCCTGGGGGTTGCGGCCGCAGGCTGCCGGCGAGCTGCGGATGACAGTCCTGTCGGTCGGGCACGGATTGTCGGTTGTGGTTTCATGTCCGAACGGCCGGACGCTCGTCTATGACGCCGGGGGGATGTTTCTGGACCGGCGCGTGGCGGAGACGGCGCTGCGCGCGGTCTGGCGACATGGGGCCTCCAGCATTGATGTCCTTGTGCTGTCGCATCCCGATGCGGACCACTGCAACGCGGTTCCGCGTCTGCTGGAACTGGCGGCCGTCGGCGGCATCGGGATGCATCGCACATTTGTCGACGAACGTCAGGAGATTGTTCGGGATGTGCTGAATTCCGCCGCGGATCGGTCTGTGCCGCTGCTGCTCTCCGCGCCGCAGTCCATCCGGCTGGACCCGGACGTGCAGATTGAAGTGATCCATCCCGCCCCCGGATTTGATTCCGAAAAGGACAACGCGAACAGCCTGGTGCTGGCGATCACTTATGCCGGCCGGACGGTTCTGCTGGCGGGGGATCTGGAGGCCGACGGACTGGCCGCGCTGCTGAGACTGCCGCCGCGTCGTATCGATGTGCTGCTGGCGCCGCATCATGGGAGTCGCCCGTCGAATCCCCTCGACCTGGCCCGGTGGGCTCGCCCGGAGATCGTGATTGCGAGCAGCGGAGACGCCGGGAGCCTTGCAATTCTCGAAGAAGTCTACGGCGTCGACTGCCTGTCGACCCGCCAGTCCGGTGCGATCGGCGTGCGGGTTTCGCAAGCCGGCGCGATTTCGGTCGAGCCGTTCAAATCGCCACGTCCGGCGTCGCGATGAGCTCCTCATGGGCCCGCAGCTCGAGGACTTTCCGCCGCAACTGGCGGCGGAGATTGGACCACTCTTCGACGGCTTCCCGGAAATCCGCGCCGGCGCGGCCGATGGCGAGATTGCGGCCGCGGCCCCCGGCGACGGTTTTCTGGATCTCCATCAGCCGCGGCTCCAGCGTATCTTGGAGGTAGGAGATTGCTGTTTCGGCAAGTTGCTCGATCTGCTCCGCCAGGCGGTAGATCTTGCGACGGTCTTCCTCGCGTTCGTCCTCGGACAGTTCTCGGGAGGTTGTCGGGACAACCACTTGATTCGGCGGCGGGGCCAGCCGGCCGAAGGGGCTGATCGCCTGGCGGGCCGACTCCATCAGTTTCTCGGCCTGCGCCAGACCCAAGCTGGCCTTGTCGAAATCGGGGCGGCTCTCCAGCGCCTTTCGAAAGTTCATGGCTGCGAGCGTGTGATTTTTCAGGTCGGCATAGATGTTGCCGAGATTGTAGTAGGCTTCGGCCATCTGCGGATTCAGTCGAACCGCTTCGCGGTAGGCGGAGATTGCCAGGTTGGTCTGATTCGACTTCCGGTAGGTGATGCCGAGGTTGTAGTAGGCGTCGGAGTTGCGGGGATCCCGCTGCAGCACCTTTCGCAGGGCCGCTTCCGCCTGCTTGTGATTGCCCATACGGTTGAGGACGGCGCCGAGATTGACGTTGAATCGCGGCTGGGTCGGGAGCAAGTCCGCCAGTCTGGCGAAGTATTCCGCCGCGGCCGGAAAGTCGCCTTTGACATACAAGGCCGACGCCAGCGACTCCAGCGATTCCGCATGCTGCGGTTCCAGCGTCAGCGCCTTGCGGAACAGCTCGATGGCGTCGTCGACCCGACGGGATTTCAGGGCGGCGCGCCCCTGCTCGAAGAGGGAACCGACGTCAGACTGGCTCATCGCGATCGACCCTGTTGGAATCTGGTTGCCTGCGAACTCTCGCGGACGCCATGTCTTGACCTAAGCGGCCTCAGTCTGCTGCATTTCCCCGTCGGCCAGCTCGACGAGTCGCGTGCGGCCCCGCTGGAGGAACTGAAGCTTGCCCTCCCGCGCCAGCCAGCCGAGGCCGTACAGGACCAGATCCCGGGAAAGACCGCTCGCTTCGATCAGCTTGGGGATCGTCAGCGCGCCGGTGCCGCTGAGTGTCTGCCAGACGGTTCCCGCGGCCGCGCCGATTCGATTCATCTCGTCGTCGATTCGTTCCTGCACCCTCGACCCTCACTTTCTCGGAGAGACCGCTTACCGGTCCTCATTCAACCGACTGGTGAGCCTTGATCTGCACGTCTGGCGGAATGAACGTCGGAAGATGTCGACTCAACGCGCCCGAGTATACGACGACATGGCGAGCGGAGTCAAAAAAACTGACCGGAGTTCAGGGAATTTCCATGTGGTTCCGTGCAGTCCTTGGACTTCCGTGAAACGGGTCCTCTTGACCAGTTCGTCTGTTTCTCCTGTAATCCCGCTCCGGTGGTCGACTGCCGCCAGATCGGCGGTCCGCCGCCGGCGCCGGATCACCCACGGACCGGGATTTTGCCGACCAATGACCTTCGACCGCTACTTATTGCGGAGTTTTCTCCACGTCTTCGTGGTCTGCTTTATTACGTCGTTCGGTCTGATGGTCGTGATTGACCTGTTCGAGAATCTCGACGAGTTCATCAACGAGAACGGCGGCAAGATGCGCCTGCAAGTCGTTCAGGCGATCTTTCAGTTTTATGCGTATCGGGCCATCTTCTTCTTCGATCAGGGGGGGGCCGTGATGGCCGTCGCCTCCGCGATGGTCGTGCTGATTCTGTTTCAGCGCAACGGCGAACTGCATCCTCTGCTCGCGGCCGGGATTTCGATGTATCGATTGCTGTTGCCGCTGGTTGCGGGCGTGATCGGCGTCAGCGTGCTGCTGATCATCAATCAGGAATTCATCGTTCCCCGCTTTTCGGCTCAGGCGTTCGAGAATCGGGGAACGGGGGGGCCGCAGACCAACGAGGTCGAAGCCGTCGTCGACCACTCTTCAATGATTTCCATTGGGGGCGATTCGCTGCAGCTCGCCGAACAGCGCCTCATGGGAGCCGTTTTCACCCTGCCGGCGCCGCTGGTGGCGACGGAGCTGACTGTGGTCAATGCACATTCCGCCCGCTTTCTCAAGCCCCAGGGCCGACGCCCGGCGGGATGGCTGCTCGAAGGATTGCGGCAAAGATCCGACCAGTTTCCGTTGACCGAATTCGGACGAACGGTGGTCGTACCCCTGAAAGATCCGGGACGTGTCTTCATCGCCACGGCGATCAGCGGCGATCAGCTTTACAAGCGAAATTCGAATCTGTCGTTGCTCTCGCTGCAGGAGCTCGTCACTCGCATCCGCTGCCCGGCGTTCAGCACACGCGCCGTCCAGCAGATGATTCTGCACATGCACACGCGTCTGCTGCAGCCCGCGATCAATGTCATCGCCGTGCTGATCGTCATCCCGCTGATGGTTCGTCGAGAGAGCGTCGGTCTCGTCGTCGATTCCGCGCTCTGCGGCGGAGCCCTCACTCTCGTATTTGCCGTGATGCATGCGTTTCAGCAACTCGGCAGCTTGCAGCTCGTGGGGCCCGAGCTGGCGGCCTGGGCTCCGGTCGTCTTCGGCGGCACGCTCAGCGCCTGGCTCTCCGGAACAATCCGGACGTGATTCGACCCTCTCCGCCGGAAGACGCATGTCGACGAACAACGCGGCCGCGGAGTCTCGCCTGTTACCGACGCGATTCGGGCTGCCCGTATCGGAACGCGTCTGGCTGCTCTTCGGCATTCTGTTGCTGGCCTGGCGGCTCGTAAGTCTTTGCTGGACGCCCGGCGAACTGATTCCCGACGAAGCTTACTACTGGGACTGGTCCCGGCAGCTCGACGGCGGCTATTACAGCAAGCCGCCGCTGGTCGCCTGGATCATTGCGGCGTCGACTTCGTTGTTCGGCAGCCGAGAATGGAGTGTGCGGCTGCCGGCGGTTCTGCTGAGCACCGCTGGTCTCGTCCCTGTCTTTCTCCTGACGCGCCAGCTCTACTCCACCCAGGCCGCCGCAATCACCGTTCTTGCGCTGGCTGCGACCCCGGGAGTGACGGCTTCGTCAATGTTCATGACGATCGACGCACCGTTCCTGTGTGCCTGGTGTTTCGCATTGTGGACCCTCTGGAACCTGCTGAAGTCTCCGCCGAATGACTGGAAATGGGTGTTGCCGGCCGTCGTCGCGACAGCGGCCGGGCTGCTGTCCAAGCAGACGATGTTCGGGTTGTTTCCGCTGCTGGCGTTCTTTCTGGTCTTATCCCGCGAAGATCGCGGCTGGTGGCGCGATCCTCGACTTTATATCTGGACTCTCGCGAGTCTGTTGAGCCTGACTCCAGTGGTCTGGTGGAATCTGCAACATCAGTGGCTGACCTGGCAGCATACGCAGGACCATTTCCGCGCCACGACAACCTCCCCGCTGCAACATCTGGCCTGGGGCGGCGAGTTCATTGCCAGTCAGTTCGGAGTGGTCTCGCCGCTGACTTTGACGCTCGTGTTGATCGTCATGCTGGTCGGGCCGTTCCGATGGAGCCCCGTTCCGCGTCGCGAGAAATTTCTGCTGGTCTTCAGCGCCGTTCCGCTGATGCCTGTGGCGGTGTTGAGCTTCCTGCAGCGCGTGCAGCCGAACTGGCCTGCCGCTTTCTACGTGACCGGGTTCATTCTGCTGGGCGGCTGGGTGGCCGGGCAGATCAGCATCGACCCGCAGACTGACCGCTGGCGAAGGTTCTGGGGCTCGGGTGTCATACTGGGGGCGGCCCTCTCCGCGTCATTGTACGTCCTGCCCGTTGTACTTCCGATGACCGGCTGGGCTGGCACGAAGATCGACCCGACAACGCGATTTCGGGGCTGGCGCGCATTGGCTGAAGCCATCGACGAGTGTCGTCGAAAAACTCCTGGCGGCCTGCCGAAACTGGTCATCGCGGCGACATCCCGCGGACCGGTCAGCGAGCTGGCGTTCTACCTGCCGGACCAGCCGCGCGTTTACCGCTGGAATGCGGGCGGACGAATCGATTCGCAACACGACGTCTGGGGCGGTCCCAGCGGGGCTGCCGGCGCTTCTGCAATCATCGTCACGGAAGGGCTCTGGCCCGTCGATCGTGAACTCGTCGCCGCGTTTGCGACGGTGACGCCCCTCTCCGAGATCCGCATTCCGCTCGGCAACCGCCGATTTCACGAGTACGCCGTGTGGCGGGGGACGGGGTTTCGCCAGTGGCCGAAGTTCAGCTCATCGCAGTTCCCGCATTGATGAATGCCGGGGAGACAAAGTCCTGAATTTTTTGTGAACCGATGATTGAGGATACGTCTTGATCTTTACGTCGGATCGCGATTCAGCGACACCATTCTCAACGACCTCGCTCTCGTCAAAAGTAGGTGATTCGTTGGCAGACAGTCAACAGTGTCCTGTTTCTGACACCGGCCCCATTTCGCCGCAGCGGCCAAGGCCTCGCCATGCCGCTTCGGCGAGTCGCACGGCGCCGGGGCTGCGATGGCAGGGAGCGTCGTCGCTTTCGATCACCCCGGTAGACCTTGGCCGCGATCTTTTCCTGAGGTTCTCCGGACATTGTGCGACGCGGATCTGGCCAGTCTGGCGGCCGTTGTTGAGCGTGGTGTTGTTGACGCTGATGATCCGCTGGGCCGATCTTGACCCTGCGATCTCCGCCCTGTTTTTTGACTCCGAAACGGGTGACTGGTCCTGGGCGCAGTCGTGGCCGGTTCAGTCGCTGTATTTGCTCGGACCTGTTCCTGCATTCCTACTGGCCGGAGGCGGAGCGCTCGCCTGGTTGATGGGGTGGAAACTGCAGGGCGCGGTCGCGCCGCCGAACTCGGCCAAGTTTCTGGTGGTCCTGTTCCTGATTGGACCGGGGCTGGTGGTGAATGTCGGATTCAAGCAGACCTGGGGACGTCCTCGTCCTTCGCAGGTGCGGCAGTTTGGCGGCGATCGGGAATTCGTGCCGGTCGGAACCCCCGGCGCCGGTCAGCACCGGAACTCCAGCTTTCCCTCCGGGCATGCGGCAACGGCGTTCTATCTGATGGCTCCGGCGTTTATGGTCCGGAGTCGAAGGCCGCGGCTGGCAGCCGGAGTTGCCGTGGCTGGCGGGCTGTTCGGGCTGCTGATGGGCCTGGCCCGGATCGCGCAGGGGGGGCACTGGGCGAGCGATATCCTCTGGAGCGCCGTCATCGTCTATCTGACGGCGGTCATTCTTGCACGATGGCTGCTCGTGCCGATCCGCAGGCCTGTTCCGGCGCCAGCCAGTCGTTAAGTCTGACCGAGGGGGTGGCAACCAGTCCGCCGTCGGCCCCAACGACATACAGTCCGGCTGCGCCGGGAGTGGCGTCGATCAGTTTCAGCCCGCGATCCGGCCCCAGCAGACAAGCCGAAGTCGCAAGTCCGTCCGCGGTGGCGCCGTCTGGAGCAACGACCGTCACGCTGCAACGGCGCGTCAGCCCCACGCCGGTCGCCACATCGACGAAGTGCGAGTAGCGAACTCCGTTAATTTCCACGAACTGGAATGCGTCGCCGGACGTCGAGGCGGCACAGTTCTTGAGGAGCAGATGCCGGCTGGGAGGTCCGTCCGGCTTGTCGAGGGGGGCGATGCCGACTTTCCAGCCCGCTGCGTCGGGAGGAGGATCTCCCGCCACGATGTCTCCCGCAATCGCGACCAGGGCGCGGCGGCAACCGTGCGATTTCAGGGTCTCGAATGCTTCCTGCGCGATGAGTCCCTTACCGATGCCGCCGAAATCGAGCTGCATGCCTTCCCGGGCCAGCTCGATGGATCGGGTTTCGGGATGGAACCTCACGAACTTGTCACCGACGTGGCGGCGCGTCTCGGCGATCTGTTCCGGGTCGGGAAGTTCCTGCTTCCGACGGGCGCGACGCCACAACTTGGTGAGCGGGCCGGCGGTGACGTCGAACGCGCCGTCGGTCAGTTCCGAGAACCGGCGGGCCGTCCGCAGCGTATTCCAGAGGTCTTGACTGACCGCGACGGGTTTTCCAGGTTGCGCCGTTCGGCAAAGACGCATTGCTTCGCTGTTCTCGTCGTAGTCGCTTAGAACGAGGTTGAGGGCGTCGATCCTTCGCCAGGCCGCCGCGGCGGCGTCATTTGCGACAGACTCCTGGTCAGCGTATAGTGTCAGATTGACGTCAACGCCGAGGCGCCGCTCTGTGTATTCGAAACGCGTCGCGTCGCCAGCCAGCAGCCGGGAGCCGGTTGCAACGCTGCCGATCGCCAGTGCCATTACGACCGCGGTTTGAATCATGGAGGAGTGAATGCGGGCGCCCGGCATGAAAGTCTCCAGTCCGTTCAGAAAGAGTTCTGCGCGATGTTGAGCCTACGTACCTCCCGGTTCGTCCTGCAAGTCCTGGCCTGTGTTGCGGCGGTTGCCCCGATGGCGGCGTTCGCCGCCGAGCCCGGCAAGGCGGCGGACATGCAGCCCTATGTGGAAATGATTTCCGGGACCGATGTGAAATTCGAAATGCTGCCGATTCCCGGCGGCGAATTCCTGATGGGAAGCCCCCCCGCCGAGGCGGATCGTAAGGACGACGAGGGCCCGCAGCACCCGGTGAAAGTCGATCCGTTCTGGATGGGCAAGCACGAAGTGACCTGGAACGAGTACGACATCTGGTCGTTCAATCTGGATATCAAGCGACGGGAACTGGAGAAGAAGCAGCCGACAGACCTCGATAAGGGAGCTGACGCGGTGACCCGCCCGACCAAGCCGTACACCGACATGACGTTCGGCATGGGGCAGCGGGGCTTTCCGGCGATCTGTATGACTCAGCACGCCGCCAAAAAGTATTGCGAATGGCTCTCGGCCAAAACCGGGCACTACTACCGACTGCCGACTGAGGCCGAATGGGAGTACGCCTGCCGTGCGGGAACGACGACGAAGTACTCTTTCGGCGATGACGACGCCGACCTCGACGACTACGCCTGGCACTACGGCAACAGCAACGAGAAGTACCAGAAAGTCGGCCTGAAGAAACCGAATCCCTGGGGGCTCCACGATATTCATGGCAACGTCGCCGAGTGGTGTCTCGACAAGTACGAAGCCGATTTCTACAGCAAGTTCCCGCTCGACAAGCCCGCGGTCTTCCCGTTGTGCATTCCCAACACGGAGTACCCCCGTGTGGCTCGCGGCGGTTCGTGGGACGACGATCCTCCGGCGCTCCGCAGCGCCGCCCGGAACTACTCGACCGACGAGTGGAAGCAACAGGATCCTCAGATTCCCAAGAGCGTCTGGTACATGACCGACGCTCTCCAGGTCGGGTTCCGGGTCGTCCGTCCGCTGAAGACGCCGACCGTCGAGGAACGTAAAACGCTGCAGCTTGACGCGATTCTGCCGAGCGACGCGCGGGAGAAGGCCAATCGCGATCAGTAACGACCGACAATCATTGTGATGCACCATTCCTGACCGGTTTTTTCACCAGATTCGCGGAGAGCTCCATGGATCCACACCCTTCGACGTCTCGCCGGGATTTCCTGAAGACCTCCTCGGTCGCCGCCGTCGGCGCCGGGCTCGCTCAGATCAGCCTGCAAAGTTCCGTCTACGCCAGCGGCGACGACTCGGTCAAAATCGGCCTGATCGGCGCCGGCGGTCGTGGAACCGGAGCAGCCAGTCAGGCCCTGTCGGTGGCGCCGAACGCGAAGCTGACTGCCGTCGGCGACATCTTCGAGAACGCCGCGCAGGCTGCCGCCAGCAACATCAAGGGCGCTATCGGCGACAAGGCGAGCCGCGTCACTGTCACGCCGGAAACGACCTTCAGCGGCTTCGACGCCTACAAGAAGGTGATCGAAAGCGGCGTCGATCTGGTGATCCTGGCGACGCCCCCCGGCTTCCGCCCGATTCACTTTGAGTACGCCGTGAACGCCGGCAAGCACGTCTTCATGGAGAAGCCGGTCGCCGTTGATTCCGTCGGTGTCCGGATGGTGCTGGCGGCCAACGAGATTGCCAAGCAGAAGAAGCTGAAGGTGGGCGTCGGTCTGCAGCGGCACCACCAGGTCGGCTACCTGGAAACCATTCAGCGGCTCAAGGACGGCGCGATCGGCGACATTCTGGCACTCCGCGTCTACTGGAACGGCGGCGGCGTGTGGGATCCGCGAGTGAGCTGGGAGAAGAAGACGTCGGAAATGGAGTACCAGATCAAGAACTGGTACTACTACAACTGGCTCTCCGGCGACCACATCAATGAGCAGCACATCCACAACCTGGACGTCGGCTGCTGGGTCAAGGGGAAGTACCCCGTCAAGTGCAACGGCATGGGGGGGCGACAGTTCCGGACCGACAAGAAATACGGCGAAATCTTCGATCACCACTACGTCGAGTATGAATTCGACGACGGCACGATCATGTACAGCCAGTGTCGCCACATCCCCAATTGCTGGAACAGCGTCTCCGAGCACGCCCACGGCAGCAAAGGGACGGTCGACATCAGCGGCTACAAGATCGACGGCGCCGAGAAGTGGCGGTATCGCGGTCCGAACCCGAATCCGTATCAGGTCGAGCACGACGACCTGCACGCCGCGATCCGTAGCGGCGCGGAGTACAACGAAGGGGATAACGGCGCCTACAGCACGATGACCGCCATCATGGGCCGGGACGCAACCTACTCGGGCCAGGTCATCAACTGGGATGACGCCATGAAGTCCGAGATCAGCCTGATGCCCAAAGTCTTCTCCTTCGACGCCGATCCTCCGGTCAAGGCCGATGCCGAAGGCCGCTACCCGGTCCCGATGCCCGGTCAGACCAAGGTCCTCTAGACCCGGTCGCCTGACGGAGCCAATAACGAAACTGCCCGCGAACGATCAGTCGTTCGCGGGCAGTTTGCATTTTCGAGAGTTGAAACGACCAACTGCGTTTGCGGGGCGGTGAACTGCGGTCGCTCGTCGTGGCGGCAGGGGGGAAGCTCCGGGGCGTCTTCGCGGAGCCTCGGATTCGTTAATGATTGTAACAGGAGTTAAAATCATGCGCTACTTCCTGATGAGCGTCATCGGCCTTATGGCGGGGCTGCCCCAACTGACCCTCCATGCCGCCGAGCCCTGCCGGATCGAAGTGGTCGAACAGGGGACCGGTTGGCCCGTGCCGCTGGTGGAACTGCGGACGATTCACAACGTCCGCTTCGTCACCGACAACGCCGGCGTCATCGCCTGCGATCTGCCCGAACTGATGGGGCGCGAAACGTGGTTTTCCGTCGCCGGCCACGGCTACGAAGTCCCTGCGGACGGCTTCGGCTATCGCGGCGTTCGAATTCCGATCGATCCCGGCGCGACGCGGCGGATCGAAGTCCGGCGGACGATCATCGCCCGCCGGATCGGCCGACTGACGGGGGGCGGGCTGTTTGCCGAAAGCCAGAAGTGCGGCGATGCGGGGCTGCCGGAGAGCGGCGTCCTGGGCTGCGACAGCACTCAGAACGCAATTCACCGGGGCAAGCTGTTCTGGATCTGGGGCGACACCAACCTGCCGCGGTATCCGCTCGGCATCTTTGACGCCTCATGTGCGGTCAGCGAGATCCCGTCCGCTGACGCACTGATTCCGCCGCTCAAGCCGAAGTTCGACTACTTCCGCGACGAGAAGGGGCAACCAAGGGGCGTGGCGAAATTACCGGGACCGGGGCCGACGTGGCTGGCGGCGATGGTCAGTCTGCCGGATCGGTCTGGAAATTCGCATCTGGTGGCGACGTATCTGAAGGTCAAGCCGCCGCTGGACGCATACCAGTGGGGGCTGACGCACTGGAATGAAGAGAAGCAGGCCTTCGAGCCGTTTCGCGTTCTGTGGGAGAAGGACAAGGATGGCGGCGAGCCGCCGCCTCGACCAGACGGACATGCGGTTCCCTGGGAGGACGAAGCAGGACGAAAGTGGATCCTCTTCGGCAATCCGTTTCCGACGTTGAAGATTCCCGCGACCTTTGAGGCCTGGCAGGACGCCGGCACGTGGATTGTTCTGAAACCGCAGGAGTCGGTGCCGGATCACGCCGGCGGGCCGGCGGTCAAGCCGCATACCGGTTCGATCGCCTGGAATCCGCATCGCCGGCGGTGGGTGACGGTCTTCCTGCAGAACTTCGGCAAGCCGTCGGTTTTCGGGGAGCTCTGGTACGCCGAGGCCGACCAGCCGACCGGCCCCTGGGGACCGGCGGTGAAAGTGCTGTCCCACGCCAACTACACGTTCTACAACCCCGTGCTCCATCCGGAGTTCACCGGAGCCGATTCCCCCTCTCTGTACTTTGAAGGAACGTACACGGTCAGCTTCACCGACAATCAACAACCGACGCCGCGGTACGAATACAATCAGATGCTGTACCGGCTCGATCTCGACGATCCGGCGCTCAAGCCGTCGCAGCCGCGTTGACAACGCAGCCCGGTTGCGTTTACGGGCGGCGTGCAGGTCTTTGTGAGTTGCAAGTGATTGTTTTGTCCGGAGTTGCGGCGATTCTGCTGTTGACGGATCGCGGCTCCGGTCGATAATGCCTGAGGCGATGTCGCCCAAGGCGCCCCCATGTTCCGCTTCGTGGTCCTCCTGACGCTGGTTGCTCAGACTCTGCAGCTCTTTGCCTGCTGCGAGAGTTGCTGCGCCGACGCGTCGGCTGCGACAGCTCCGGTGGCGGAGGCCCCGAAGTGCTGCCATCACCACCACGATAAGTCTCCCAACGAGGCTCCGAATGCGCCGCGGCAGCCCGCGCACCCGGACGACTCGCACCATGTCTGCCTGGCGACGCACGTCTTTTATGTGCGTGACGCCCGCGGGGGAGCGGCTGCGGCGACCGGCGAACTTCAGTTCGCCCTCCTCCCCGCGGTTGCAGGTCCCCGCCTGTCTGCGGTTCCGCTCGTGGAACCCTCCAGACTGGAGCTGCTGCACCCTGGGATTCCGGCGGCGACTGCGCGCGCGGCGCTCGGCGTCTATCTGCTGTAGCAGTCGCTGAGTCCCGGTTTCGGCCCGTGGCGGACTCTGTCGGCCGGGCCGGTTCTTTGGCGTCATTTCCCGTGCGATGGCCGCGCGCCGTATGCACTCGTTGAGTGCCGTCTTGCGCCCGGCGGGTGCGCCGATTGTGCTCTGCTTTCTCTGTGCCTTGAAAGGATTCTCCATGTTTCGGACTTCGATTCTGTCAGTTGCCGCCATGTGGTTTGTCGCGGGTTCGACTCCGATGGCAGTTGCCGCTCCGCCGGCGGCGCCGGTCCATGCTCACCCGGAGAAAGGTCCCCACGGCGGACCGCTGCTGGAACTGGGCGACGAAGAGTTCCATGCGGAAGTGCTGCTCGACGAAAAGGCGGGCACGCTGGCGATCTATTTGCTTGATAGCGCCGCCAAGATGGCCGTGCCAGTCGAGGCGAAGGAGCTGGTGATCAATCTCAAGCATGGGGGAAAACCGGTGCAGTTCAAGCTGCCAGCCGCTCCGCTCAAGACCGATCCCAAGGGGCAGTCGTCCTGCTTCGTCGTGAAGAGCCCGGACCTGATTCACAACCTGCACCACAAGGACCACGGCGCCCGGATGGCGGTCAAGGTCCGCGGCAAGTCCTACACGGCAAAGGTCGCGCTGGCGCACGATCACGATCACAAGCACTAAGTCGCCGGCATTCGAGTTGATAGTGATCGGGAAGACTGCGATGAAGTTGCGACTGAAAATTGTGACTGTCGGTCTGGCGGCGGCAGCTCTGGCTGCCGCCGGCTGGTACTGGCGCACGCCGCTTGAGGCGCAGGTCGCCGCCTGGCGGTCACGGGCGGTTCCGAAGTCCGCCGACGTTGATGACCACGCCGGTCACGACCATGCCGGCCATGATCACGGCGACGACGCTCATGCAGAGAGCGGCGTTAACGAAGTGCTGATTTCCGAGCAGGCCCGGGCCAACCTCGGGCTGCGCCTCGGCGAAGTGGAACTGACCGACTACACCCGGACGGTGGTCATTCCGGGGCGGATCATCGAGCAACCCGGTCACAGCGAACGTCGAATCACCACCACGCTCAGCGGGATTGTGACGAAAGTCTACACGCATCCGGGCCAGAGCGTCCGACCTGGCGACCCGGTGCTCGATCTGCAGCCGACG harbors:
- a CDS encoding Gfo/Idh/MocA family oxidoreductase yields the protein MDPHPSTSRRDFLKTSSVAAVGAGLAQISLQSSVYASGDDSVKIGLIGAGGRGTGAASQALSVAPNAKLTAVGDIFENAAQAAASNIKGAIGDKASRVTVTPETTFSGFDAYKKVIESGVDLVILATPPGFRPIHFEYAVNAGKHVFMEKPVAVDSVGVRMVLAANEIAKQKKLKVGVGLQRHHQVGYLETIQRLKDGAIGDILALRVYWNGGGVWDPRVSWEKKTSEMEYQIKNWYYYNWLSGDHINEQHIHNLDVGCWVKGKYPVKCNGMGGRQFRTDKKYGEIFDHHYVEYEFDDGTIMYSQCRHIPNCWNSVSEHAHGSKGTVDISGYKIDGAEKWRYRGPNPNPYQVEHDDLHAAIRSGAEYNEGDNGAYSTMTAIMGRDATYSGQVINWDDAMKSEISLMPKVFSFDADPPVKADAEGRYPVPMPGQTKVL